One part of the Spirochaeta lutea genome encodes these proteins:
- the hprK gene encoding HPr(Ser) kinase/phosphatase yields MRQTFTVLDLLNLDLKEHNDLGLRCIAGRQGLSREIRMPDLNRPGLALSGFFDNFGYERIQIFGRGEHAYLEKLDAQGNSDTIRHLFEQGVPCAIFTHDLYPTERLIAIATDTGTPVLQTSLATSDFNSRLIRALSNVFAKTLTTHGVLVEVFGIGIFIIGDSGVGKSEAALELVHRGHRLVADDAVEIRNVSGNVLIGSGANKALGHHMEIRGLGIINITHLFGVGAIRETKQIQLVVELENWDSEKVYDRIGAEEKTTEILGVKVPYLLVPVKPGRNIPIIIETAAMNERLKKMGYFSAKEFNQSVMKWLETENARKIYMQKRQMIESLQDRLRGDDSE; encoded by the coding sequence ATGAGACAGACCTTCACCGTTCTTGATCTACTCAACCTTGATCTGAAAGAACATAATGACCTGGGGCTCCGGTGTATCGCCGGGCGCCAGGGCTTAAGCCGTGAGATTCGGATGCCGGATTTGAACCGTCCCGGCCTGGCTCTCTCGGGTTTTTTTGATAATTTCGGGTATGAGCGGATCCAGATCTTCGGCAGGGGGGAACACGCCTATTTAGAAAAACTGGATGCCCAGGGGAACAGCGATACAATCAGGCATCTATTCGAACAGGGGGTACCCTGCGCGATTTTTACCCATGATCTTTATCCCACCGAACGGTTAATCGCCATTGCCACCGACACGGGTACCCCGGTCTTGCAGACAAGTCTGGCCACATCAGATTTTAACTCCCGGCTTATCCGGGCCCTGAGCAATGTTTTTGCCAAAACCCTGACAACCCACGGGGTTTTGGTGGAGGTGTTCGGTATCGGAATTTTTATTATTGGAGACAGCGGGGTGGGCAAGAGCGAGGCCGCCCTGGAGTTGGTGCACCGCGGACATCGGCTGGTTGCCGACGATGCGGTGGAGATTCGGAATGTATCCGGTAACGTGCTTATCGGCTCCGGAGCCAACAAAGCCCTGGGCCACCATATGGAGATCCGGGGGCTCGGTATCATTAATATAACCCACCTCTTCGGAGTTGGCGCCATACGAGAAACCAAGCAGATTCAGCTGGTGGTAGAACTGGAAAACTGGGACTCCGAGAAGGTGTATGACCGTATCGGAGCAGAAGAGAAGACCACGGAGATCCTGGGAGTCAAGGTTCCCTACCTCCTGGTACCGGTAAAACCGGGGAGAAACATACCGATCATCATCGAAACCGCAGCCATGAATGAACGGTTAAAAAAAATGGGGTATTTTTCCGCAAAAGAGTTTAACCAGAGTGTTATGAAGTGGCTTGAAACGGAAAATGCCCGTAAAATATACATGCAGAAACGGCAGATGATTGAATCTCTCCAGGATAGACTCCGGGGAGATGACTCAGAGTAA
- the hpf gene encoding ribosome hibernation-promoting factor, HPF/YfiA family has translation MRVEIKGVHYELTEDTREFLTTKLSKLDFASDMITDLLFTLTKGKGSNDWTAEVTVNFRFGVSAHISERDYNLHEAIEKLIDRLEQKVRKEKDKIQDHHK, from the coding sequence ATGAGAGTAGAGATTAAAGGTGTTCACTACGAACTGACAGAAGATACCCGGGAATTTTTAACAACAAAGCTGAGCAAGCTGGACTTTGCGTCGGACATGATTACCGATCTGCTTTTCACCCTCACGAAAGGTAAGGGAAGCAACGATTGGACTGCGGAGGTAACGGTGAACTTCCGGTTTGGTGTAAGCGCCCATATCTCCGAGCGTGACTATAATCTCCATGAAGCCATCGAGAAACTGATAGATAGACTTGAGCAGAAGGTGCGAAAAGAAAAGGATAAGATTCAGGATCACCATAAATGA
- the holA gene encoding DNA polymerase III subunit delta yields the protein MNNMFPVYLFLGPESGEKGAAVNRLLEQYRSAAGGEIDTYTLYGFEDSLSRLVELARNGSLFSAGVFIRFRNAEQIKGTGDLSLLAEYLKKPAEQTLVVFESDETSSQKTASLKRIAAKTPKSAQKVFWEMFENQRQSWLINYIRSKGSTISTEAAELFLDLVQNNTEQMAHEADKLILLHGISSGDGQQIGEIVAEDIEQYIYHSKEENPFTIFKYVVERDFSLSLEGLQKVFAAGDSMGIGIMAGLLRQFRVLLGLKSDYPRGVPSQEGLKKHGVVFKRSQAIFAQGLRNFSLIELGRIVRLAGEYEFALREHRPAMHCHLLSLFCYQAVVRGGAGEVLYRKIPAGDRIFQPGA from the coding sequence ATGAATAACATGTTTCCTGTGTATCTATTTCTCGGTCCTGAATCCGGGGAGAAGGGTGCCGCGGTAAACCGGTTACTGGAGCAGTATCGATCCGCTGCAGGCGGGGAAATAGACACCTATACCCTCTACGGATTTGAGGACAGCCTCTCCAGGCTGGTCGAACTGGCCAGAAATGGTAGTCTTTTTTCCGCCGGGGTCTTCATCCGGTTTCGGAATGCCGAGCAGATCAAGGGAACGGGTGATCTTTCCCTTCTGGCTGAGTACCTTAAGAAGCCGGCCGAGCAAACCCTTGTTGTGTTTGAAAGCGATGAAACCTCATCCCAAAAGACGGCAAGCCTCAAACGTATCGCTGCCAAGACCCCTAAATCCGCCCAGAAGGTATTTTGGGAGATGTTTGAAAACCAGCGCCAATCTTGGCTGATCAACTATATTCGGAGTAAGGGCAGTACAATCAGTACCGAAGCAGCTGAGCTGTTTCTTGATCTTGTCCAGAATAATACCGAACAGATGGCCCATGAGGCGGATAAATTGATATTGCTCCATGGTATATCCTCCGGAGATGGCCAACAGATCGGTGAAATTGTTGCCGAAGATATCGAGCAGTACATCTACCATAGCAAGGAGGAAAATCCCTTCACCATCTTTAAGTATGTGGTGGAGCGGGATTTTTCCCTGTCCTTGGAGGGGCTGCAAAAGGTTTTTGCGGCCGGGGATTCCATGGGGATCGGGATCATGGCGGGGCTGCTTCGGCAGTTCCGGGTGCTGCTTGGGTTAAAGAGCGATTACCCCCGGGGCGTACCGAGCCAGGAGGGTCTCAAAAAACACGGGGTTGTGTTTAAGCGCAGCCAGGCGATATTCGCCCAGGGGTTACGAAATTTTTCTCTCATCGAACTGGGCCGGATTGTCCGGTTAGCGGGAGAATACGAGTTTGCCCTCCGGGAGCACCGCCCGGCGATGCATTGTCATTTGCTTTCTCTCTTCTGTTACCAGGCTGTGGTACGGGGAGGGGCCGGGGAGGTTCTGTATCGGAAAATCCCCGCCGGCGACAGAATTTTTCAACCCGGCGCTTGA
- a CDS encoding sensor histidine kinase, with the protein MARNSSSSLGSLLGLVFLYVFILALLLVLSVQVLEGVEFQQNAVLWVILGIALLLPLVLIAAVIIRILRLVRERRRGHPGSRFRYRMLASFVVIVLISAIPQAVLSFNFVRVAVSTWFRPGMGQALEAGLDMTIDYYQQEVRRLEQFAASDLLDGILVGAASEPDRIIQRIRQVRPELSAVQLVAANGVILGQWGGASMLIPAQAVLQEADGRIVRYSLENHDIVRIKRSFQDGGRRVVVLLTLEISPEFEDRARTIQENVTYFNQFSRNQATFTFAVLFFYLLFALPLLLVAVLASFYFSDEIIRPIMNLEVATQRIAQGDFSYRILTRGNEDIDHLAESFNRMILELDRSRQKLVHSERIAAWKDLAQRLAHEIKNPLTPIKLSTERLIRKYESSPETFRGVLEQSVSRIITEVDRLSSMLTEFRNFARLPNPEPSWIPFSPFAESLQGMYSGYANLRIEVSVGTPDLHVFADERQLRQVLGNLLANAVDAIGERSGMIKLGAFKVQKSGISYCRITVEDDGPGIAEEHRDKIFTPYYTSKKDGTGLGLAIVERIISDHLGQIWFESTEHHGTRFYIDLPDPMDEQEGKT; encoded by the coding sequence ATGGCACGGAACAGTAGCAGCTCTCTGGGGTCCCTGTTGGGGCTGGTTTTTCTCTATGTCTTCATCCTGGCGCTGCTCCTGGTGCTCTCCGTTCAGGTTTTGGAAGGGGTTGAGTTTCAGCAAAATGCCGTTCTCTGGGTGATTTTGGGCATCGCCCTGCTCCTTCCCTTGGTCCTGATTGCCGCGGTAATAATCCGCATTCTCAGACTTGTTCGGGAGCGGAGAAGGGGCCATCCCGGTTCCCGGTTCCGTTACCGGATGTTAGCAAGTTTTGTGGTTATCGTGCTTATCTCAGCAATCCCCCAGGCCGTGCTCTCCTTCAACTTTGTCCGGGTTGCAGTTTCAACCTGGTTCCGTCCGGGGATGGGGCAGGCCCTCGAGGCCGGGTTGGACATGACCATCGACTACTACCAGCAGGAGGTACGTAGGTTGGAGCAATTCGCCGCGTCTGATTTGCTGGACGGTATTTTGGTGGGGGCTGCTTCTGAGCCGGATAGGATCATCCAGAGGATTCGTCAGGTACGACCCGAACTGTCCGCCGTACAATTAGTCGCAGCAAACGGTGTCATCCTCGGACAATGGGGGGGGGCCTCCATGTTGATCCCAGCCCAGGCGGTATTACAGGAGGCCGACGGCAGGATCGTCAGATACAGCCTGGAAAACCATGACATAGTACGAATAAAGCGCAGCTTCCAAGACGGCGGGCGGAGGGTGGTGGTGCTGTTGACCCTGGAAATCAGCCCGGAGTTTGAGGATCGGGCACGGACAATCCAGGAAAATGTTACCTATTTCAATCAATTTAGCCGGAATCAGGCCACCTTTACCTTTGCGGTTCTGTTCTTTTATCTCTTATTCGCCCTGCCCCTTCTCTTGGTGGCGGTGCTTGCCAGCTTCTATTTCAGTGATGAGATCATCAGGCCCATAATGAACCTGGAGGTGGCGACCCAGCGTATTGCTCAGGGTGATTTTTCTTATAGAATTCTTACCCGGGGCAATGAGGATATCGATCATTTGGCTGAATCCTTTAACCGGATGATCCTGGAATTGGACAGGTCCCGGCAAAAACTGGTTCATTCCGAGCGGATTGCGGCGTGGAAAGACCTCGCCCAGCGGCTGGCCCATGAGATTAAGAATCCCCTGACCCCTATCAAGCTGTCCACAGAACGGCTGATTCGGAAATATGAGAGCTCCCCAGAGACCTTCCGCGGGGTTCTCGAGCAATCTGTTTCCCGGATAATCACCGAGGTTGATCGCCTCAGCAGTATGCTTACCGAATTCCGAAACTTCGCCCGTCTGCCGAATCCCGAACCCAGCTGGATACCATTCTCCCCCTTCGCGGAGAGCCTCCAAGGAATGTACTCCGGGTATGCAAATCTCCGGATTGAGGTTTCTGTAGGAACGCCCGATTTACACGTGTTCGCCGATGAACGCCAGTTGCGGCAGGTTCTGGGAAATCTTCTAGCAAACGCGGTAGATGCAATTGGTGAGAGAAGTGGTATGATAAAGCTCGGCGCCTTTAAGGTACAGAAAAGCGGAATCTCGTACTGCAGAATTACCGTGGAAGATGACGGACCGGGAATTGCCGAAGAGCATCGGGATAAGATTTTTACCCCGTATTACACCTCAAAAAAGGATGGGACGGGGCTCGGACTTGCCATTGTGGAGCGGATTATCAGTGATCATCTCGGGCAAATATGGTTCGAATCCACCGAACACCACGGTACACGGTTTTATATCGATCTTCCGGATCCCATGGACGAACAGGAGGGAAAGACATGA
- the lexA gene encoding transcriptional repressor LexA, producing MKNLTNRQKEILRFIESFIDQNKYPPTIREVSDFFDISVRGAYDHLQALKKKGVIHTDSNRSRSIEIVSEEKEEIVRSVPILGTVAAGLPILSQENFEGALPVPAGLLKHGDYFALRVRGDSMVNAGIMEGDLAIVRQVQTADNGQIVVAMVDDAVTLKRFYKERNRVRLQAENPAYPSIYTREVRVLGTLSHILRNYE from the coding sequence ATGAAAAACCTGACTAATCGACAAAAGGAAATCTTGCGTTTTATTGAGTCCTTTATCGATCAGAATAAATATCCCCCGACCATTCGTGAGGTGTCTGATTTTTTTGACATCTCGGTGCGAGGAGCCTATGACCATCTCCAGGCCCTGAAAAAGAAGGGAGTGATCCATACGGATTCCAACCGGAGCAGGTCCATTGAGATTGTTTCTGAGGAGAAAGAGGAGATAGTCCGGAGTGTTCCTATCTTGGGAACCGTTGCCGCAGGTCTGCCGATTTTGTCTCAGGAAAACTTTGAAGGAGCTCTTCCGGTGCCCGCAGGGCTGCTCAAACACGGTGATTATTTTGCTCTTCGGGTCCGGGGTGACAGCATGGTGAATGCCGGGATCATGGAAGGTGATCTGGCCATTGTCCGGCAGGTGCAAACGGCGGATAACGGGCAGATTGTGGTAGCCATGGTAGACGATGCGGTTACCTTGAAGCGGTTTTATAAGGAACGGAACCGAGTCAGACTCCAGGCAGAAAATCCGGCTTATCCCTCCATCTATACCCGGGAGGTCCGGGTTCTCGGAACCCTCTCCCATATTCTTCGAAACTATGAATAA
- the uvrC gene encoding excinuclease ABC subunit UvrC, with translation MKTETLHSQAKQFPRDPGVYLMKDPKGTIIYVGKAKNLRNRVRSYFTGHKDPKTAVLVSKVHHIDFLVTKSEYEALILENNLIKEYTPRYNINLKDGKTYPVIRITNDAYPRVFRTRRIIRDGSQYFGPYTNIKAIELYLEVIDRLYPLRKCRGPLKKRESPCLYYHIGKCPGPCAGLISKEDYRKRVAKVARLLSKPPKTLIKEFERDMKKASANLQFEDAAYYRDVIQAMEEVFAEQQVVDYDQETRDYIGWYNQDQYHSFVVLQMREGKLAGTDMFRSQGYGEDSENLLQFITQYYSQHDRRPAVVYLGEPDVLPAIQEFFSSELASAIRAEIPESDRDSSILEMARENARQDGLKRIHELGSLPALEELQRILQLPSLPLRIEGFDIAQLHGKHTIASLVSFHQGKPDKAQYRYYKIKTLDGGIDDFESMREAVARRYSRLLNEDRDMPDLILIDGGKGQLSAAKSILDSLGLGDLAILGLAKQEEEIFLPGRSKSITLPPGHPALRILQNVRDEAHRFATGLNQRLRSGDLHLETLESIPGIGPARAKKILQRYTSMKVIRDKTAQEISQDCGIPLAAATALEHQLGRISNPLEILDTDFSD, from the coding sequence ATGAAAACTGAAACTCTGCATAGTCAAGCGAAACAGTTTCCCCGGGATCCCGGGGTCTATCTCATGAAAGACCCTAAGGGAACCATCATTTATGTGGGAAAAGCAAAGAACCTCAGGAATAGGGTACGGTCTTACTTCACGGGCCACAAGGACCCGAAAACGGCGGTGTTGGTCAGCAAGGTTCACCATATCGACTTTTTGGTCACCAAGAGTGAGTACGAGGCCCTGATACTGGAAAACAACCTCATCAAGGAATACACCCCCCGGTACAATATCAACCTGAAGGATGGGAAAACCTATCCGGTGATCCGCATTACTAATGATGCGTACCCCCGGGTCTTCAGAACACGACGGATTATTCGGGACGGGTCTCAGTACTTCGGGCCATACACCAATATAAAAGCCATTGAACTTTATCTTGAGGTGATCGACCGGTTATATCCCCTCCGAAAATGCCGCGGACCCCTTAAAAAACGCGAATCACCTTGCCTGTACTACCATATTGGAAAATGTCCGGGACCCTGTGCCGGTCTCATTTCCAAAGAAGATTATCGGAAGCGGGTCGCAAAGGTTGCCCGGCTTCTCTCCAAACCGCCGAAGACCCTTATAAAGGAATTTGAGCGGGACATGAAAAAAGCCAGCGCGAACCTTCAGTTTGAGGATGCGGCATACTATCGGGATGTCATTCAGGCCATGGAGGAGGTCTTTGCAGAGCAGCAGGTGGTGGACTATGACCAGGAAACCCGGGATTACATCGGCTGGTACAACCAGGACCAGTACCATAGTTTTGTAGTCCTGCAGATGCGGGAGGGGAAGCTGGCGGGTACCGATATGTTCCGCAGCCAAGGTTACGGCGAAGACTCAGAAAATCTGCTTCAGTTTATCACCCAATACTACAGCCAGCATGACCGGCGTCCGGCGGTGGTGTACCTCGGTGAACCGGACGTTCTTCCGGCGATTCAGGAGTTCTTTTCCAGCGAATTGGCATCTGCCATTAGGGCGGAAATACCCGAATCTGACCGTGATAGTTCCATCCTGGAGATGGCCAGGGAAAACGCCAGGCAGGATGGGCTCAAGCGGATTCATGAACTCGGCAGCCTGCCTGCATTGGAGGAGTTACAGAGGATACTACAGCTTCCCTCCCTCCCCCTGCGTATTGAGGGCTTCGATATTGCTCAGCTCCATGGCAAACACACCATTGCATCCCTGGTCAGTTTTCATCAGGGGAAACCCGATAAAGCCCAATACCGATATTATAAAATCAAGACCCTGGACGGGGGAATAGATGATTTTGAATCCATGCGTGAGGCGGTTGCCAGAAGATACAGCAGGCTTCTCAATGAGGATCGGGACATGCCCGATCTCATCCTTATAGACGGGGGCAAGGGGCAGTTGAGCGCTGCCAAATCGATTCTCGATAGCCTCGGCCTGGGAGACCTGGCAATCCTCGGATTGGCAAAGCAGGAGGAGGAGATTTTCCTCCCCGGCAGATCGAAGTCCATCACCCTACCCCCGGGCCACCCGGCGCTCCGTATTCTTCAGAATGTCCGTGATGAGGCCCACCGCTTTGCCACCGGTCTGAATCAACGCCTTCGCTCCGGAGACCTCCATCTTGAAACCTTGGAATCTATTCCCGGTATTGGTCCTGCCAGGGCAAAAAAGATACTGCAGCGGTATACGAGTATGAAGGTTATCCGGGATAAAACCGCCCAGGAAATCTCCCAGGACTGCGGGATTCCCCTGGCCGCAGCAACCGCATTAGAACATCAGCTCGGCCGAATCTCGAACCCCCTGGAGATCCTTGATACAGATTTCTCGGATTAG
- a CDS encoding sigma-54-dependent transcriptional regulator, whose amino-acid sequence MSTILIVDDEPGIREVLQDILEDEEYQVVTAEDGVEGLQILKSRVVDLVILDVWLPKMGGIEVLEHIKADYPQIEVIIISGHANIDMAVKAIKLGAFDMMEKPLSIDRVITLVRNALTVEALKRENRQLKHSLDVQDAMLGKAAQLDEIRAIIAQAAPSNATVFITGENGTGKELVARKVHEGSPRRNGPFVAVNCAAIPENLIESELFGHEKGAFTGAVSRKRGKFEVAAGGTLFLDEIADLSLSAQAKILRAVQELKIERLGGEETIDINVRVVAATNKNMQTEISEGRFREDLFYRLHVVPVAVPPLRERKEDIPLLGQHFLDVFQFQLLGQDPEAGQRFVLRDEAVDRLKQFPWPGNVRQFKNVMQRLVVFSENHTIHAEAVDGALAEERRDIGANKDGLGGLDKFFVMGLNEAKDEFERRYILQKLEENEYNISKAATAMGIYPSNLHGKMKKFGIEKP is encoded by the coding sequence ATGAGCACCATACTTATTGTTGATGACGAACCGGGTATTAGGGAGGTTCTCCAGGATATCCTCGAGGACGAAGAGTATCAGGTAGTAACAGCCGAGGATGGTGTTGAAGGGCTTCAGATTCTTAAGAGCCGGGTTGTGGATCTGGTTATTCTGGATGTATGGCTTCCCAAGATGGGCGGTATCGAGGTTCTTGAGCATATAAAAGCCGATTATCCGCAGATCGAGGTCATCATTATTTCCGGCCACGCTAATATTGATATGGCGGTGAAGGCTATCAAGCTGGGTGCCTTTGATATGATGGAAAAACCCCTATCCATCGACCGGGTGATAACCCTGGTACGGAACGCCCTCACAGTAGAGGCCTTAAAGCGGGAGAACCGCCAACTGAAACATTCCCTGGATGTCCAGGATGCGATGCTCGGCAAGGCAGCTCAGTTGGATGAGATTCGGGCTATTATTGCCCAGGCGGCTCCAAGCAATGCTACGGTTTTCATTACCGGAGAGAACGGAACTGGGAAAGAACTGGTGGCTCGGAAGGTCCATGAGGGAAGTCCGCGGAGGAACGGGCCTTTTGTGGCGGTAAACTGTGCGGCAATTCCTGAAAATCTCATTGAATCCGAGCTCTTCGGCCATGAAAAGGGGGCGTTTACCGGGGCTGTCTCCCGAAAACGGGGGAAATTCGAGGTTGCCGCCGGGGGAACCCTGTTTTTAGACGAGATTGCAGATCTGTCTCTGTCAGCCCAGGCTAAGATCCTCAGGGCTGTACAGGAATTGAAGATCGAACGTCTCGGGGGTGAGGAGACCATCGATATTAATGTACGGGTGGTAGCAGCTACCAATAAAAACATGCAGACGGAGATCAGCGAAGGCCGGTTTCGAGAGGATTTGTTCTACCGGTTACATGTGGTGCCGGTTGCCGTACCACCCCTGCGGGAGCGGAAGGAGGATATTCCTCTTCTGGGACAGCATTTCTTGGACGTGTTTCAGTTCCAGCTCCTGGGGCAAGATCCCGAAGCCGGGCAGCGGTTTGTTCTCAGGGATGAAGCGGTGGATCGGTTGAAACAGTTTCCCTGGCCGGGAAACGTCCGGCAGTTTAAAAACGTCATGCAGCGTCTGGTCGTCTTCTCGGAGAATCATACCATTCACGCCGAGGCAGTGGATGGTGCATTGGCGGAGGAGCGCCGGGACATCGGTGCCAACAAAGATGGTCTCGGCGGCCTTGATAAATTTTTTGTTATGGGGCTGAATGAAGCAAAGGATGAGTTTGAGCGGCGATACATCCTTCAAAAATTGGAAGAGAACGAGTATAATATCAGCAAGGCTGCCACTGCGATGGGAATCTACCCTAGTAATCTCCACGGCAAAATGAAGAAGTTCGGAATCGAGAAGCCATGA
- a CDS encoding HPr family phosphocarrier protein — MTERVVTVRNRAGIHARPAALIVQTAGRFESKILFKKENEEINAKSIMGIITLGASYNTEITIEADGADEQDAVEALATLFENRFEEQ, encoded by the coding sequence ATGACTGAACGAGTTGTAACAGTACGGAACAGGGCTGGGATACATGCGCGCCCGGCTGCCCTCATTGTCCAAACCGCAGGGCGCTTTGAATCTAAGATTCTTTTCAAAAAGGAAAATGAAGAGATAAACGCAAAATCCATCATGGGGATCATTACCCTGGGTGCGTCATACAATACAGAGATTACCATCGAAGCAGATGGAGCGGATGAGCAAGATGCAGTGGAGGCCTTGGCGACACTATTCGAAAACCGGTTCGAGGAGCAGTAG
- a CDS encoding fibronectin type III domain-containing protein: MKPGARIRMNMKELLVWLTTMALLGGAASSLQAQAGEAVVDLMHQGEFARQEEIMRRSGAAGEEEITIRDAVHHMDEDTDLLLSFDDGRADVQGAYQLISFQGYLQKDLHALGNGAVVFLDSSAGMVLEPRQGSMFQPGTYLGAFSIEFWFYSGAPREGGEVLAWQGSSWIGTEPLFQKILVSLQDRRLTWNLENFFVRGEIGDQTDGFTGLPVVLRQRRELIPRTWSHHLLRYNPDRSVLEYLVNGVPESVVHVTDTGDQTGTPFNPYVGELSEPAVRIGQYLNGAVDEFRISRTWREPDQSRTGDLERGRLIYRPLDLYYPGARVQGAQVEGRTPGATEIRTYFFLSDYLEDPGFSDPRWQLLDVQGGLKEVSEDPRPAYRGRFLYTMVELLPDGVRENKPGLRSLSVEYRTDPVPPAPQGVRVSNTEDGVLLEWNPVLRGNPEGYMVFFGTGPDTYFDQNPRRVEQGNQALIQGLQPGRVYYFRVGSYNYSNNPQRGAHIPLELSSEVHIRAEG; the protein is encoded by the coding sequence ATGAAGCCAGGGGCACGGATCAGAATGAATATGAAGGAATTATTGGTGTGGCTCACCACCATGGCTCTCCTGGGAGGTGCTGCCAGCAGCCTCCAGGCCCAGGCCGGAGAGGCTGTGGTAGATTTGATGCACCAGGGTGAATTTGCCCGGCAGGAAGAGATAATGCGGCGCAGCGGCGCTGCCGGAGAGGAAGAAATTACGATCCGCGATGCGGTGCATCACATGGATGAAGACACCGATTTATTACTTTCTTTCGATGACGGACGGGCGGATGTTCAGGGTGCCTACCAGCTCATTTCTTTTCAAGGGTACCTGCAAAAGGATCTTCATGCCCTGGGGAACGGGGCTGTGGTATTCCTGGATTCCAGCGCAGGCATGGTTTTGGAACCCCGGCAGGGAAGCATGTTTCAGCCAGGGACCTATTTGGGGGCCTTCAGCATAGAGTTTTGGTTTTACTCGGGAGCCCCGCGGGAAGGGGGGGAGGTACTGGCTTGGCAGGGTTCAAGCTGGATTGGGACCGAGCCGCTTTTTCAGAAAATCCTTGTCAGCCTTCAGGATCGACGCCTGACCTGGAATCTGGAGAATTTCTTCGTCCGGGGTGAAATCGGAGATCAAACCGACGGATTCACCGGATTGCCCGTTGTGCTTCGGCAGCGTAGAGAGTTGATTCCCCGAACCTGGAGTCATCACCTGTTGCGATACAATCCGGACCGCAGTGTGTTGGAGTATCTGGTGAACGGGGTGCCTGAATCGGTGGTCCATGTGACCGATACCGGGGATCAGACCGGAACTCCCTTCAACCCGTATGTGGGCGAACTCAGCGAACCTGCGGTTCGCATCGGCCAGTACCTCAACGGAGCTGTTGATGAGTTCCGGATAAGCCGAACCTGGAGGGAGCCGGATCAAAGTAGAACCGGCGATCTTGAACGAGGCCGTCTTATTTACCGGCCTCTGGATCTGTATTATCCCGGCGCCAGGGTTCAGGGGGCGCAGGTGGAAGGCCGAACCCCTGGCGCTACAGAGATCAGAACCTATTTCTTTCTCAGTGATTACCTGGAGGATCCCGGATTTAGCGATCCGCGCTGGCAGCTGCTAGATGTCCAAGGAGGCCTTAAAGAGGTCTCCGAAGATCCCCGGCCTGCCTACCGGGGGAGATTTCTCTACACCATGGTCGAGCTGCTCCCCGATGGGGTCAGGGAGAATAAACCCGGTCTCCGGAGTCTTTCTGTCGAATATCGAACCGACCCGGTTCCCCCGGCACCCCAGGGAGTACGGGTGAGCAACACCGAGGACGGTGTGCTCTTAGAATGGAATCCGGTACTACGGGGTAACCCCGAGGGTTACATGGTGTTCTTCGGAACGGGACCGGATACCTATTTCGACCAGAACCCCCGCAGGGTGGAGCAGGGGAATCAGGCGCTTATCCAGGGCCTCCAGCCCGGTAGAGTGTATTATTTTAGGGTAGGTAGTTATAATTATTCCAACAATCCCCAGCGGGGGGCTCATATTCCCCTGGAATTATCAAGTGAAGTTCATATTCGGGCTGAAGGATAG